From Lycium ferocissimum isolate CSIRO_LF1 chromosome 12, AGI_CSIRO_Lferr_CH_V1, whole genome shotgun sequence, one genomic window encodes:
- the LOC132039981 gene encoding temperature-induced lipocalin-1-like: MATKEMEVVRNLDIEKYMGRWYEIASFPSITQPKNGENTRATYTLNQDGTVHVLNETWTNGKRASIEGSAYKADPKSDEAKLKVKFYVPPFLPIIPVTADYWVLYIDDGYQYVLVGQPSKKSLWILCRQTHLDEEIYNQLIEKAKEVGYDVSKLHKTPQSDPPPGEEAPKDKGFWWIKSIFGK; the protein is encoded by the exons atggccacAAAAGAAATGGAAGTAGTGAGGAATTTGGATATTGAAAAATACATGGGGAGATGGTATGAAATTGCTTCATTTCCCTCAATAACTCAGCCCAAAAATGGAGAGAACACTAGGGCCACTTACACTTTAAACCAAGATGGAACAGTACATGTATTAAATGAAACATGGACTAATGGAAAAAGAGCTTCAATTGAAGGCAGTGCTTATAAAGCTGATCCTAAAAGTGATGAAGCAAAACTTAAAGTGAAATTTTATGTTCCTCCGTTCTTACCAATAATTCCAGTTACTGCTGATTATTGGGTTCTTTATATTGATGATGGTTATCAATATGTTTTGGTTGGTCAGCCTAGTAAGAAGTCTCTTTGG ATATTATGTAGGCAAACACATCTTGATGAAGAGATATACAACCAACTTATTGAGAAGGCTAAAGAAGTAGGGTATGATGTGAGCAAACTTCACAAGACACCTCAATCTGATCCTCCACCAGGTGAAGAGGCCCCAAAGGACAAAGGATTTTGGTGGATCAAATCTATCTTTGGAAAATAA
- the LOC132039658 gene encoding VAMP-like protein YKT61: MKITALMVLKCNPEGSDPVILANAYDVSHFGYFQRSSVKEFIVFVGRTVAKRNPPGQRQSVQHEEYKVHSYNRNGLCALGFMDDHYPVRSAFSLLNQVLDEYLKNFGESWKTAQSDNAQPWPYLNEALAKFQDPAEADKLFKIQRELDETKIILHKTIDSVLERGEKLDSLVEKSSDLSAASQMFYKQAKKTNSCCTIL, translated from the exons ATGAAGATCACAGCTTTAATGGTATTGAAATGTAATCCAGAAGGTTCAGATCCAGTGATCTTAGCAAATGCATATGATGTTAGTCATTTTGGTTATTTTCAAAGATCAAGTGTTAAGGaatttattgtttttgttggtcGAACTGTTGCTAAAAGAAATCCACCTGGACAACGTCAATCTGTTCAACATGAAG AATACAAGGTCCATTCATACAATCGGAATGGTTTATGTGCTTTGGGCTTTATGGATGATCACTATCCCGTTCGAAGTGCATTTTCACTTCTCAACCAG GTTCTGGACGAGTATCTAAAAAATTTTGGTGAGTCGTGGAAAACTGCACAAAGCGACAATGCTCAACCATGGCCTTATTTGAATGAAGCTCTAGCCAAATTTCAG GACCCTGCTGAGGCTGATAAGCTGTTCAAAATCCAGAGAGAGTTGGATGAAACAAAAATTATTCTT CATAAGACAATTGACAGTGTCTTAGAACGAGGTGAGAAGCTAGACAGTTTGGTTGAGAAGAGTTCGGATCTCAGTGCTGCTTCACAG ATGTTCTACAAGCAGGCGAAGAAAACCAATTCATGCTGCACGATTTTATAG
- the LOC132040155 gene encoding uncharacterized protein LOC132040155: protein MASSSLFFLLLLFINSIASAEIKSNYLPGTYQSSLVKKHEQPKIPFKTHCFPQILDHFTFLPKSSKVFYQKYLINDKYWHKGGPIFVYTGNEGNIDWFAANTGFMLDIAPKFHALLVFIEHRFYGDSMPFGNKSYKSAKTLGYLNSQQALADYAVLIWSLKQNLSSESSPVVVFGGSYGGMLAAWFRLKYPHIAIGAVASSAPILQFDKITPWSSFYDAVSQDFKEASLNCYKVIKGSWAELDALSAHEEGLTEVSKLFRTCKGLHSVYSARDWLWEAFVYTAMVNYPTEANFMKPLPAYPVEEVPNSA, encoded by the exons ATGGCTTCTTCTTCTCTATTTTTCTTGCTTCTACTGTTCATAAACTCTATTGCATCTGCAGAAATCAAGTCAAATTATCTTCCAGGAACTTACCAATCTTCACTAGTAAAGAAACATGAACAGCCAAAAATACCCTTCAAAACTCATTGCTTCCCTCAAATTCTTGATCACTTCACTTTTCTACCAAAGAGTTCTAAAGTGTTTTATCAAAAGTACCtcataaatgataaatattggCATAAAGGAGGACCAATATTTGTCTACACTGGCAACGAAGGAAATATTGATTGGTTTGCTGCAAACACCGGGTTTATGCTTGATATTGCTCCCAAGTTCCATGCTCTTTTAGTCTTCATTGAA CATAGGTTTTATGGGGATTCAATGCCATTTGGAAATAAGTCTTACAAGTCAGCAAAGACACTGGGATACTTGAATTCACAACAAGCACTTGCTGATTATGCTGTTCTAATATGGAGCTTGAAGCAGAATCTTTCTTCTGAATCATCACCTGTTGTGGTTTTTGGTGGCTCTTATGGAGGAA TGCTGGCTGCTTGGTTTAGACTAAAGTACCCTCATATAGCCATTGGTGCAGTGGCATCTTCAGCACCAATTCTGCAGTTTGACAAAATCACTCCTTGGTCAAGCTTCTATGATGCTGTTTCCCAAGATTTCAAG GAGGCAAGCTTGAATTGTTATAAAGTGATAAAGGGGAGTTGGGCAGAGTTGGATGCTTTATCTGCACATGAAGAAGGATTGACTGAAGTTAGTAAACTTTTCAGAACTTGCAA aGGTTTGCATTCAGTTTATTCAGCTAGGGACTGGCTATGGGAAGCTTTTGTATACACAGCAATGGTGAATTATCCTACTGAGGCTAACTTTATGAAGCCATTGCCAGCATATCCGGTAGAAGAGGTACCTAATTCTGCTTAA